One window of Metopolophium dirhodum isolate CAU chromosome 3, ASM1992520v1, whole genome shotgun sequence genomic DNA carries:
- the LOC132940627 gene encoding uncharacterized protein LOC132940627, protein MEIIETTKKKPALIDGSGFQYRQHRKNKYGTISWLCINEKKNCRGTLKSRGDNVLPVTDHECIPDVAKTEVAKSLSTARKRLREEDTPVRSIYNDAVRPLMDAGYEFVAEVPTFDEVKTGFYRARKQFKWSVRDPQTVEELEIPADLVVALKDGTSFIVLDATIDLTSRIIIFASASGKSALKEYSEFFIDGTFKTSSKQFTQLYTFHIDASSSFYERNAFPIVFALLSDKKQQTYHRLFEEMKNIGWNPQSVHLDFEIATINALTTIFPKIKLRRCHFHFTQCLWRKIQDVGLASVYKQNEDIRMHVRKMAYLPIDKIDDAWLIIQSNAPDDVKLSEFNDYFVENWLDSATISKEMWNCYNENHRTNNIVEGWNHKFKTLVGRSHPCIWVLIEKLKTAAAESDHRLLRTELNLEGTKRNKKYIKLDERIKRIIQNFLENNDLDNCLKKLSIIVKLD, encoded by the exons atggaaattattgaaacaacaaAAAAGAAGCCAGCTTTAATTGATGGTAGCGGGTTTCAATACCGACAACATCgcaaaaataaatatggaaCCATTAGCTGGTTGtgtataaacgaaaaaaaaaactgcagagGAACGTTAAAGTCACGAGGCGACAATGTGCTTCCCGTCACCGATCACGAGTGCATTCCCGATGTGGCAAAGACTGAAGTTGCAAAATCATTATCTACAGCTCGTAAGAg ATTGCGTGAAGAAGATACGCCAGTTCGTTCTATTTACAACGACGCTGTACGACCTTTAATGGACGCTGGATACGAGTTTGTCGCAGAAGTTCCTACGTTTGACGAAGTGAAAACTGGGTTTTATCGTGcccgaaaacaatttaaatggtCTGTTCGCGATCCACAAACCGTAGAAGAACTTGAAATACCAGCTGACCTAGTAGTAGCTTTGAAAGACGGGACTTCATTCATTGTTCTGGATGCAACTATCGACCTGACAAGCAGAATTATAATTTTCGCGTCTGCATCAGGTAAAAGTGCATTGAAAGAGTATTCCGAATTTTTTATAGATGGAACTTTTAAGACTTCTAGTAAGCAATTTACACAATTGTACACGTTTCACATAGATGCAAGCTCTAGTTTTTACGAACGCAATGCTTTCCCCATCGTTTTTGCTCTTTTGTCCGATAAAAAGCAACAAACGTACCATCGCCTTTTTGaggaaatgaaaaatattggaTGGAATCCACAGTCCGTACACCTCGACTTCGAGATAGCTACAATAAACGCCTTAACAACtatttttcctaaaataaaattacgtaGATGCCATTTCCACTTCACGCAATGTTTGTGGCGAAAAATTCAGGATGTTGGCTTAGCATCtgtatataaacaaaatgaAGATATTCGAATGCATGTTAGGAAGATGGCTTACCTTCCTATTGATAAAATTGACGACGCTTGGCTTATAATTCAAAGTAATGCACCTGATGACGTGAAGCTATCTGAATTTAACGactattttgttgaaaactggCTCGACTCCGCCACTATTTCTAAGGAAATGTGGAATTGTTACAATGAAAATCACCGAACCAACAACATCGTCGAAGGATGGAaccataaatttaaaacactgGTGGGAAGATCGCACCCGTGTATTTGGgttttaattgaaaaactaAAGACAGCAGCAGCAGAAAGTGACCATCGACTTTTACGCACTGAATTAAATTTAGAAGGGACTAAacgtaacaaaaaatatataaaattggaCGAGAGAATCAAACGTATTATTCAAAACTTTTTAGAAAATAACGATTTAGACAATTGCCTCAAAAAATTGTCGATAATCGTCAAATTAGATTAA